A single region of the Gilliamella apis genome encodes:
- a CDS encoding FAD-dependent monooxygenase: MKTQFDVAIVGGGLVGLATACALSRYDITVAIIDTKVDEWQDFKFDDIGIRASAINGASQRYFSQIGIWHDLCASNRVHSFSEIGVWEKNGLAHLSAHAKDYGYENLGYIIENNLIAYHLYQLAAATDNITIFNQVAIDNNYTDDYAFLTLADNTTLQAKLIIGADGAHSWLRRHEKISVFERNYLHHAVITTVETQYPHQACARQIFYPNGIVAFLPLWQANKSCLVWSTKPAQAEILTSLTESDFCHELFKLAGDKVGQCQLVNPRMVFPLKARFAKQFIKHRLALIGDAAHTIHPLAGQGVNLGFQDSALLVATIKRLIDEKKDIGLMENLKSFQFTRRKDALVMLTAMRTIQDMFNGDNTFKKMVRTVGMNAIDNFSPIKKQLIKYAMQI; this comes from the coding sequence ATGAAAACGCAATTCGATGTCGCCATTGTTGGTGGTGGGTTAGTCGGTTTGGCTACAGCCTGTGCATTAAGCAGATACGATATAACGGTAGCCATTATTGATACTAAAGTTGATGAATGGCAAGATTTTAAGTTTGATGACATAGGTATAAGAGCGTCGGCGATAAATGGTGCCAGCCAGAGATATTTTTCTCAAATTGGTATTTGGCATGATCTTTGTGCTAGCAATCGAGTTCATTCATTTAGTGAAATTGGTGTCTGGGAAAAGAATGGTTTAGCTCATCTTTCGGCTCATGCTAAAGATTATGGTTATGAAAATCTCGGCTATATTATAGAAAATAATCTCATCGCTTACCATTTGTATCAACTTGCGGCAGCAACAGATAATATTACTATTTTCAATCAGGTGGCTATAGATAATAATTATACTGATGATTATGCCTTTTTGACCTTAGCAGATAATACGACTTTACAAGCTAAATTAATTATTGGTGCTGATGGTGCTCATTCTTGGTTACGTAGACATGAAAAAATATCAGTATTTGAGCGTAATTATCTTCACCACGCAGTGATTACTACTGTTGAAACACAATACCCTCATCAAGCATGCGCCAGACAGATTTTTTACCCGAATGGTATTGTTGCATTTTTACCACTTTGGCAAGCTAATAAAAGCTGTTTGGTATGGTCAACTAAACCTGCACAAGCAGAAATTTTAACATCGCTGACAGAATCCGATTTTTGCCACGAATTGTTCAAATTAGCCGGTGATAAAGTAGGGCAATGTCAGTTGGTTAATCCACGAATGGTCTTTCCATTAAAAGCTCGTTTTGCCAAACAATTTATTAAACACCGATTAGCCTTAATTGGTGATGCTGCTCATACTATTCATCCATTAGCAGGACAAGGCGTTAATTTAGGTTTTCAAGATTCTGCATTGTTGGTGGCTACTATCAAAAGGCTTATTGATGAGAAAAAAGATATTGGTTTAATGGAAAACTTAAAATCATTCCAATTTACTCGTCGTAAAGATGCATTAGTGATGCTAACAGCTATGCGGACGATTCAAGATATGTTTAATGGCGATAATACCTTTAAAAAGATGGTTAGGACGGTTGGTATGAATGCTATTGACAACTTTTCACCAATAAAGAAACAGTTGATCAAATACGCCATGCAAATTTAA
- the tatA gene encoding Sec-independent protein translocase subunit TatA, protein MSFSIPHLLVFLAVVVLIFGTKKLRNLGSDLGSALKGFKKAMNDDEVETKNDNKLDKQ, encoded by the coding sequence ATGTCATTTAGCATCCCACATCTTTTGGTCTTTCTAGCTGTAGTTGTGTTAATTTTTGGAACCAAAAAATTACGCAATTTAGGTTCTGATCTTGGCTCAGCATTAAAAGGTTTCAAAAAAGCAATGAATGATGATGAAGTTGAAACCAAAAATGATAATAAGCTTGATAAGCAATAA
- a CDS encoding LexA family transcriptional regulator, whose translation MIKNKNVKTFKDRLHTSMQGLSVSAFAKKCDMSETVIRDYLSGKTYPSLTRLEVIAEKCNVSFNWLATGYKLEILNPKDDDEVYNENIYRIPVYKKQLPTKEEAQNQRYVRETPPVMNYPVIEGWASHRGLDIKKLILYWAKGDLMAPDIENNNGLIINTDVNEIIDGAIYLLEYENFTLLRKIRLTLGNWILICNNDQYPTIEVPKAHFEKYNIVGRVVQVIKDVF comes from the coding sequence ATGATTAAAAATAAAAATGTCAAAACTTTTAAAGACAGACTCCATACTTCAATGCAAGGTCTATCTGTATCCGCTTTTGCAAAAAAATGTGATATGTCAGAAACAGTAATTCGTGATTATTTGTCAGGAAAAACTTATCCATCATTGACCCGTTTAGAAGTGATTGCCGAGAAATGTAACGTATCATTTAACTGGTTAGCAACAGGTTATAAGCTAGAAATTTTAAATCCTAAAGATGATGATGAAGTCTATAATGAAAATATCTATCGTATTCCCGTTTATAAAAAACAGTTACCAACTAAAGAAGAAGCACAAAACCAACGTTATGTTCGCGAAACTCCTCCTGTGATGAATTATCCTGTAATTGAAGGTTGGGCATCTCATCGCGGTTTAGATATTAAAAAATTAATTCTTTACTGGGCTAAAGGTGATTTGATGGCGCCTGATATCGAAAATAATAACGGCTTAATTATTAATACCGATGTAAACGAAATTATTGATGGTGCTATTTATTTATTAGAATATGAAAATTTTACATTATTAAGAAAAATACGCTTAACTCTCGGTAATTGGATATTAATCTGTAATAATGATCAATACCCAACAATTGAAGTACCTAAAGCTCATTTTGAAAAATACAACATTGTCGGCAGAGTAGTGCAAGTTATCAAAGATGTCTTTTAA
- the dacB gene encoding serine-type D-Ala-D-Ala carboxypeptidase — protein sequence MTNIKVSFFFIVTFFSCLLPAQSVEPYISSLPKGSDLSILVQTVEGKPKTLAKYKSDQFKQPASTQKVITALAAQLELGDNFRFITGMYTNGSLNNKQLSGDLIIKLSGDPTFNRARLKNMITALRQKGVEKISGNVILDTSIFASHDKAEGWSWNNLTACYNAPASAATIDDNCFVATITPGKTGSKASISVSPNIPVMVTGDVRTIAANSKDLNDRYCELDVSADKNRYHLSGCIASNADKTPLKFAVIDPTEYFSTILKNELKQQKITFNGRVVERKQKVAGGLTLLASSQSAPLSELLTVMLKKSNNLYADTIFRTLGAHYYNVSGTWRNGGDAVKQILRKKAGIDLENLVIADGSGLSRLNLVSANKLMEILQYISVHNNQLAFIEKLPIAGVDGTLQNRKSFNQAPFKEAVMAKTGYIQGSYNLAGFIQKSDGRYIAFVQLLSGYRADSQGEPKNGAIMRFESEFYKNFIN from the coding sequence ATGACTAATATAAAGGTATCTTTTTTCTTCATTGTTACTTTTTTTTCATGTTTATTACCAGCACAGTCAGTGGAACCATATATCTCATCCTTACCTAAAGGAAGTGATTTATCCATTTTAGTGCAAACTGTTGAGGGAAAACCTAAAACTTTAGCAAAATACAAAAGTGATCAATTTAAACAACCTGCTAGTACGCAAAAAGTAATAACGGCATTAGCTGCACAACTTGAACTTGGTGACAATTTTCGGTTTATTACTGGTATGTATACCAATGGTTCTCTAAATAATAAACAGCTTAGTGGTGATCTTATTATCAAGTTGAGTGGGGATCCAACTTTTAATCGTGCTAGGTTAAAGAATATGATTACCGCTTTACGTCAAAAAGGCGTAGAAAAGATCTCAGGTAATGTTATTTTAGATACTTCTATTTTTGCTAGTCATGATAAAGCAGAAGGTTGGTCATGGAATAATTTAACTGCTTGTTATAATGCCCCTGCATCGGCAGCAACAATTGATGATAACTGCTTTGTTGCAACCATTACTCCAGGTAAAACTGGTTCCAAAGCTTCGATATCAGTATCACCTAATATACCGGTTATGGTTACAGGTGATGTCAGAACAATTGCTGCCAATAGCAAAGATTTAAATGATAGATATTGTGAACTTGATGTTAGTGCTGATAAAAATCGTTACCATTTATCTGGTTGTATCGCGTCGAATGCTGATAAAACACCATTAAAGTTTGCGGTAATTGATCCAACCGAATATTTTTCAACAATTTTAAAAAATGAACTAAAACAACAAAAAATTACTTTTAATGGTCGAGTTGTTGAAAGAAAACAAAAAGTAGCAGGTGGGTTAACATTACTGGCTTCAAGCCAATCAGCGCCACTTTCAGAGTTATTAACCGTCATGCTCAAAAAATCAAATAATTTATATGCTGATACTATTTTTAGAACCTTAGGTGCGCATTATTATAATGTGTCTGGAACTTGGCGTAATGGTGGTGATGCGGTAAAACAAATTTTACGTAAAAAAGCCGGAATTGATTTAGAAAATTTAGTTATTGCCGATGGTTCTGGTTTATCACGTCTAAACTTGGTTAGTGCGAATAAATTAATGGAGATTTTGCAATATATTTCTGTACATAATAATCAATTAGCTTTTATTGAAAAATTACCGATTGCTGGCGTAGATGGAACGTTACAAAATCGTAAAAGTTTTAATCAAGCTCCATTTAAAGAAGCAGTTATGGCTAAAACGGGTTATATTCAAGGTAGCTATAATTTAGCTGGGTTTATTCAAAAATCAGATGGTCGTTATATTGCCTTTGTTCAGTTATTATCCGGCTATCGAGCTGATAGTCAAGGTGAGCCAAAAAATGGTGCAATTATGCGATTTGAATCTGAATTTTATAAAAACTTTATTAATTAA